The Alnus glutinosa chromosome 1, dhAlnGlut1.1, whole genome shotgun sequence region GAATATTCATGAACCAGTGACACCATCAGCGTGCCCACATAATTTCCCATAGATATTGCTATCCAGTAAAGAGCCGCGGCCATGCTTCTCATGCTTTCTGGTGACTGATCGTAGAGAAACTCCATGTGCCCAACGGACATGAAAACTTCGGCTACACCATGGAGGCAGAACTGAGGCACCAGCCAGAAAACACTTATGGGGATTACAGCTTTTGGATCATCCAACAAGTTATGATTCGCAGCAACTGCTTTTCTCTTGATCTCAACGAGTGATGCAACAATGGTGGCAAGAATGTTTACCACAAAGCCTACTCCCATTCTTTGCAGGCATGTGATGCCTGATGGGTTTCCGGTGAACCGGCGAGCAAAGGGTACGAACAGACGTTCGTATAGAACAAGGCCACTGAGCATGGTTATGATGCCAAAGACGGATAAAGTGGCCGGAGGGATTTGGAAGGACCGGGACAGGTGACGATCCATGCTGCGAGCTTGTTGGATTGTGAAGCTATGCTGGTGTGAAGATGAGGCAACGAGTAAAATTCCGGCAGCCCATATGGGTAGCATTCGGATAATGGATTTTAACTCCTCCACTCGATGGACAGTGGCAAGCCTCCATAGATTTGGTGGCTTTGAATCTGCTGCGTCTCCTTCTGTTACTATTGCAGCTTTATCTAACCACCTGCAGTCAGTAAAGTAAAAGCAATTTAACCATTCAATTTATATTATACTACTAGGGGTTGTAATTCGTGTTGTTTGGTATTTGCGTCCTGGGTTTAGGTCTAGGTCATATCAATCTTAGTccgatcaatttttttttgattaaatttgTCAGACCCGCAACTTTAACATGTTAATTTCAGATTGAGTTCATATCGGATTTGTTTTATGTCGATGCACAGaaataagattatataggtcaatcctaattcgacccatttaattaaacgggtcgtTAGACTCTTCAATCCTGACACATTAATTTCGTATTAGATTTATGTCAAGTTTataagtcgtgtaaaaaattgtcagccctaaATATTACTATAATGTCAATTTGCTTACAATATGAATGCATCTATCATTTCAATGACATCCTTAAAATTGCTTACTTGAATTGATTTGAGTGTAGAAGCCTTCCATGCACAGAAATAGCAGCATCGAGCTCTCTATTTTCATACAAGAGCCCCGGATCTTCTGGCACAacctgtttcttctttttcaggGCTGCAACAACCACCTGAGCCAATCTAACCAAAGGGCTACCCCCTGGTTTCAATCTTTTGTAAAGAGGGGAACCCAGCAAAAAGGCTAAGATTGACAAGGCCATGGCTATGGTTGGGACTCCAAGACCCCAGCCCCAACCCACATTATCTTGGATGTAAACCACTACAGTTAGAGCAGTTAATGTTGCCATTCCCATGCTAAAGTAGTACCAATTAAAGAAATTCCAGCTTCGAGAAGCTACACTTGATTTGGTCATGTCAAATTGGTCTGCAGCAAATGTAACTACACAAGGCCTAATGCCACCTGAGCCAATAGATGTAAGGAGGAGACAGATGTAGAGGACCCAAAGCTGCAATTCTGAAGCTTCCTTGCAGCTCTCTTGAGTTGAACAAGGTGGAGGTCGGAGCTTTGGCACTACTGCTGATATGGTGATGCTAACCAATCcctgcaagaagaaaataaaattcttttacTTGTAATATTATGTTAGATTATTTATTGGAAATAATTCACCTATCACCTttgatatttcatcacttttgcaatcatactcataaactttaaaaaaaaaatgcgttCAATTCAatgtatccatcttttaattatttcaccTATTACACGTCAATATTTTTTGACGTGTCAAACTAGTATGTCAAAAAATATTGATGTGTCAAAATTTAGCACGTCACTaatcaattttatttcaatatattttttaaaagttaaattgcCTCTAAATTTAGCAACATGGCAATATTACTGTAGACACATGAataaaccctctctctctctctctctctctctcttttttaaaaaaaaaaaaaattatagtgttataagtaaagttttatcttatttcttttactatgtTCTAATTAATTAGTAGCACAGATAGATATGTACCATTTCATAGATAATAGAAGCGGCGATGATGGTCCAAAAGCGGCCGGCGAAGGAGTCAGCAATTAAAGCACCAATCAATGGCGTGAGACTGGCCGTTCCACTGAAGTTGGTGAGGGTGTTGGAGGCCTTTACCAGCGGCAGGTTAAGCTCTTGCGTCAGGTACGTTATCATGTTGGCATGGAAACCAGTTGTGGCGAATCTGTCGCATATTTCATTTCCTGTCAAACATATATGCATACGGGTTAATTATGTTCTAGTTCAAAGTTTTTACTCTAATTACAGGAGAGATCAGAATGACTCTTTCGGAAGGTTGTAGATGCGGATATTGGATGCTGATGCGGTTATTTACAATATCTGTATCAGCATCTGTAAAATgcggatatcacttttagatatgtATCCGCATCCACGCagttattgcggttattaaCTGATCAGTCTTTTGGGCCTTATTTGGGTCTCTATTAGagcatattttaaatgattttgaaaatgatttaagtcggtttttagtgttttgagcttgttttaattttttttatgcccTAAACTTTcgaaatatattgatttcacattatttttgcctttttgccCAAGTGTTACACCGAAAAGAAACGTACGCAACCAACCAAATCAATGTAAATATAACCTAAGTGAAATGAAGTGAAATTATTCGAACTTTATATTgcatttggatatatatatataattggtgcACAGATGTTGGGATTTATTTGACTCCAAAAGGGCAAAGGTAAATCTTAAACTAGCTGGTATGAAATTTCAGCCAATCCTATCGAGTAGTTTAATTATAGCATCATATAGAATGGATAGTTTATCAAGATAGTCATAAGTGATAACTCCAAAATTAcctagttactaggtaaaactgaactttataagaGATTATAGAGAAATTCTAAATTAACTaatcattttgaaataattaataacgCAGATATATATGACTAACATTTTACtttaactttttcctttttcttttttttttcttttttttttttttattcctgaGTGGTTACCGGTGATCTTCCATAATAATAGTCATGTGTTTCCCTTTCCTTGTTTGTatttgcttaggaaaaaaaaaaaaaaaaaaaaaaaaaaaaaaaaaaaaaaaaaaaaaaaaaaaaaagtgtattggGAAGCTACTTAATGCAGCTGTTGGCTCTAGCTCCTTCACATTTTCCCCTTGAAATTAAAGTTGTCAATTAAGGACCCAAGAAGCTGTTGAAGAGTTGCTTGAAAAACGAAAGAATATTGAAATGCAAACATACCAAGGATGAAAGGCATTGTTTTGATCCCTCCAAGCTTCTTCCTTTGAATATCCTCTATCTTCTCCTGCTTCTCCTCGTCTTTAGCCATGTTGCCTCTCTGCAACTCCAACTCCATCTGTGGGTTCAATTCACATGCAATTATATATGCAAAGGGAAGTTCCAAGAggactatatatttatatatatatatatatatatatatatatatatatatatatatataattgtggAAATGGATTTCGGACAAACCAAAATTATGAGAGAGGCGGGACCCATTAATATTTGACACTACTATATATCGTTGGCCTATGATATATATGGTGCTGTATGTCTTTTGTCTTTAGACAATTAGACATATTTACTAAGGGCACCTTTATCGGGCAAGGCAAATTAACTATTCTGCGGGTCTATTCCGCAAACtattaattaaaacaatatgATATTCACTCGTATTCCATTCTCTCTCCCACTTTTCATTGCATTCTCAAAGAAATTGGGTGAGTTTGAGAGAGAGTGAGCCTGAGAGAGAGAACGGAGCGAGTATGtttcatatctttttttttttttttttttttttttttttttttttttgagatatttccatttggtttcattttttGTTGCTTTCTAAATTGCATTATTGTAACTATATAATGTTGTTTTTAGGTGCttcgttttcttttttgcattgttttttctttttttaatgataaattgcTTTGTTTTCATAAATAGTataattttgttagaatattgaattGGTGTCAGACAATGTCGCTCAAAGAATGTGtgaaaattcaatattttctctttcattgagtgctggcaaaaatataataaaaaaaaagagaaataatatttaattgcaAGTAGAGAGCTGTAGAATAGACAATCTGTTTGAGAGAGTATAGAAAAAACATTAGCTAAAGTagagagttgtactttttcaatagctaATTTGGCTATTATTGTTGGAGATGTTCTAAGGCGGTAATatttgacacgacccgatacgaattcaacacgaaattagcggattAAGGTTTTTTAGAATCACGGTCGGGTCAATTCATGTTGACCCAAATTAACCCATATatttaataaacaattcaatttTGGATCAACTCGCTTAACCcgtaggtatatatatatatattctctttttcaattaaaaagcaaaaccaaaaaatgttaaaattcatataaatttatttttaaatacgaCCTGCTTATTAAATGGATTATGCGAGTCAAGTCAAGGCTGTGTCATGGTTGATAGGTTTAAACTGTTTAACAATGGGTCGGATTCGAATTAACACTTCCAAAACGACTAGACTTGAATCCGAATACGCCAACACAAAATGTCATGGTTTTATTAATTGAGGTTGTACTCATTCAATTCAATGGTATATATGGGTTGTGCATGTCATAGTACTGAAGAGATCGACATTTGTTTGTTGTGTACATGTTATGTGCATTTCGGAATCTGGATTTCATTTTCCCAAGTGGGCAACGCACAGTAACTCTTCTCTTGATACAGAAAAATATCAAAGGGAATCTTGATACAAATTGCAAGAGTAATATAACAAGACAAAAGCTTCACTGTCAATCTGATTATCCAGAATTTCCCTTTTGGCCTTTGGGGTAAATTTGATATTGCCCTTCCAACACCTTTAAAAGCTATGCTAATCGGTTAAGTCTCCCATTGTCATCCATCCATGATCCATCCATcctcttttctcaaaattaatatcatgcatgcatgtatggtACTGCTAAAGACACACATGCATGCATTATTTTAGAGCACATCCATACGACACTCGAACAAATTAAACTCATCAACCGGTGCGATGGGTTCGAGTGTGTAGCGGCAATGGGTTAGATTAGGCTAGCGGAAGCACAGCCGCGATGGATCAGTCGTGGAACTATACACAATGAGTTagtctttgttttgtttccGGTGATGTACGCGGCGTTGCTGACGTGGAGTCACCAGACCAGATGGAGCTTTGATTTGGCAACATTTGATGACCTGGCAATGCTTACGTACGTGTAGATACTACGTACACACCGCGTAATGTGATTGATGCAACTGAACTTTTGGTTCACGTGGCAAACAGCTCACTTGTTAAAGTGGACgaaataattaagtaatattTTTACACCATCAGAGAGAtcaaaaactaattttattatatctataaataaaataaaaaataaaaaaataaaaaactaattttatcaCTTTGCGACAAACCAAAAGTATAAGAATCAATTTTAGATACGTTCCTTCGTGATCTTTCAACACCTCGATATAAGCCtcttttttataaagaaaagaaaataataaaataataaaacttgtAAGGACAATTGAATATATTAactcaaagattaaaaaaaaattaaaaagtaacaaaattttgatgaattatttgtttattttgtcgGTTATAgtctttgatatttttaattaatttttgtttaattttattttttaatcttgtcACCCGCCATTACGTACCGATAATTAGATGGGTGAGCAATGATAGCTAACAGTGGAGGGTCAAATGATAATAATTTTGGATGTTTGAGAAAAATCACAACTAGGTGCGTAGATTTATATACTTTTAGTTTCTCACGTTCATGACACTAGTACACAAAACGATATAATATTGTCTGTTTTTAGTTCCCGCGAACTAGACTTTTCAGGAGGTTTCACGTTCTGCTATATATTATTATCATAAAAGCACGTTTAACTGCGAAATTCTGATGAGTTCATGATGATCATCACAACTTTAAAACGGGTTGCGTTAAGAAaagtgcgaatatacatataatcagATCTTCATTTCCATACCCAGGTGATGTCCACACATCAACTCTTTTTACCTTTTGTAAAGCCccactttttaattaaaagaaaattaggaATATGTTATAAGGAATCAAAGTATTGAAAAATAGCTGGACTTCCTAACAACAgacttaaaacaaaaataaaggtGCAAATACtacaaaaatatatgatttttgtgACTGACATCTAGTGACCTGTCAGGATGTCTAAAAGGTCACTAAACACTAATGATGTGTCATTAGTGACCCTTTTACAATCACTAATCAATATGTCAATATTTagaatttagtgacgtgtcactggttgacatgtcactaaataTAGTGAGTGTTTAAATGAAATGCCACTAATTAACACTTCCAAAATCTGAAGAGGGAGTTTCTGTCTCCAATACCACAAAACACATGCATTCGATGGTATGAAAAAGACAGATTATACAGTGAGAAAAAACAAGAGGAATCCATGGTTTTGTGGTGGATATGGGTTTAGGGTAATCATGATAATTGCCAAAAAGAAATGCATAGGATGACGTCCCCTCTTACGTGAAAGCAGATCATAGCGGAAACAAAATTTGACGTGTTAGGCGC contains the following coding sequences:
- the LOC133879575 gene encoding protein NRT1/ PTR FAMILY 3.1-like, which translates into the protein MELELQRGNMAKDEEKQEKIEDIQRKKLGGIKTMPFILGNEICDRFATTGFHANMITYLTQELNLPLVKASNTLTNFSGTASLTPLIGALIADSFAGRFWTIIAASIIYEMGLVSITISAVVPKLRPPPCSTQESCKEASELQLWVLYICLLLTSIGSGGIRPCVVTFAADQFDMTKSSVASRSWNFFNWYYFSMGMATLTALTVVVYIQDNVGWGWGLGVPTIAMALSILAFLLGSPLYKRLKPGGSPLVRLAQVVVAALKKKKQVVPEDPGLLYENRELDAAISVHGRLLHSNQFKWLDKAAIVTEGDAADSKPPNLWRLATVHRVEELKSIIRMLPIWAAGILLVASSSHQHSFTIQQARSMDRHLSRSFQIPPATLSVFGIITMLSGLVLYERLFVPFARRFTGNPSGITCLQRMGVGFVVNILATIVASLVEIKRKAVAANHNLLDDPKAVIPISVFWLVPQFCLHGVAEVFMSVGHMEFLYDQSPESMRSMAAALYWIAISMGNYVGTLMVSLVHEYSGKKGNWLPDRNLNRGRLEYYYWLVSGVQVINLIYYVVCAWFYTYKPLEEVGEIMCNKDPISSVILLDKNGGEETN